One Rubrobacter naiadicus genomic region harbors:
- the recO gene encoding DNA repair protein RecO, producing the protein MAVYRSRGIVLRSMRYGEADRILDLYTADGGMVSAIAKGVRRPRSRFGGRLEPLCCVEFMAYRGRTLDTITQVETLRSFRGVKEDLARFEAAGRMVRTVRALAGGEADRRVFNLLFHALEALEGREGGFGAVEAAFGLKLASLAGYAPRLDACGVCGEEVGEVARYSPELGGVLCEACARGVGDAFALAPGAGRALVSLLAGPMRLAAVEGRVEESVLRAVRAHVRAHAPGVFSMERALRRPA; encoded by the coding sequence ATGGCGGTCTACAGGAGTAGGGGGATCGTCCTCCGCTCCATGCGCTACGGCGAGGCAGACCGCATCCTGGACCTCTACACCGCCGACGGGGGCATGGTCTCGGCGATCGCCAAGGGGGTGCGCCGCCCGCGCTCCCGCTTCGGGGGGCGGCTCGAACCGTTGTGCTGCGTGGAGTTCATGGCCTACCGGGGCCGTACGCTGGATACGATCACCCAGGTCGAGACGCTGCGGAGCTTCCGCGGGGTCAAGGAGGACCTCGCCCGCTTCGAGGCGGCGGGGAGGATGGTGCGCACCGTGCGCGCGCTCGCCGGCGGCGAGGCGGACCGGAGGGTCTTCAACCTGCTCTTCCACGCGCTGGAGGCGCTGGAGGGCAGGGAGGGCGGCTTCGGGGCCGTGGAGGCGGCGTTCGGGCTCAAGCTCGCATCTCTCGCGGGGTATGCTCCCCGGCTCGACGCCTGTGGCGTCTGCGGGGAGGAGGTCGGGGAGGTGGCGCGCTACTCCCCGGAACTCGGCGGGGTGCTCTGCGAGGCGTGCGCGCGGGGGGTCGGGGACGCCTTCGCGCTCGCCCCGGGGGCCGGTCGGGCGCTCGTCTCTCTCCTCGCCGGGCCGATGAGGCTGGCCGCGGTCGAAGGGAGGGTCGAGGAGAGCGTCCTGCGGGCCGTGCGCGCGCACGTGCGCGCGCACGCGCCGGGGGTCTTTTCCATGGAGCGCGCGCTGCGGCGTCCGGCATGA